Proteins encoded by one window of Homo sapiens chromosome 10, GRCh38.p14 Primary Assembly:
- the FAM24B gene encoding protein FAM24B precursor, which translates to MPVIAGGILAALLLLIVVVLCLYFKIHNALKAAKEPEAVAVKNHNPDKVWWAKNSQAKTIATESCPALQCCEGYRMCASFDSLPPCCCDINEGL; encoded by the exons ATGCCTGTCATCGCTGGTGGTATCCTGGCGGCCTTGCTCCTGCTGATAGTTGTCGTGCTCTGTCTTTACTTCAAAATACACAACGCGCTAAA AGCTGCAAAGGAACCTGAAGCTGTGGCTGTAAAAAATCACAACCCAGACAAGGTGTGGTGGGCCAAGAACAGCCAGGCCAAAACCATTGCCACGGAGTCTTGTCCTGCCCTGCAGTGCTGTGAAGGATATAGAATGTGTGCCAGTTTTGATTCCCTGCCACCTTGCTGTTGCGACATAAATGAGGGCCTCTGA